One stretch of Saccharopolyspora erythraea DNA includes these proteins:
- a CDS encoding PEP-utilizing enzyme — MRTNNVDDKLVQERREAFRSYEALTPPRVLTSDGEAITGEYRRDDAPPGALAGLPVSAGTVEGRARVVVDMAQADLEADDILVTACTDPSWTPLFVAVDGLVTEVGGLMTHGAVIAREYGLPAVVGVERATRLIQDGQRIRVNGTDGYVEILA, encoded by the coding sequence GTGCGCACCAACAACGTGGACGACAAACTTGTCCAGGAGAGGCGGGAAGCGTTCCGGTCCTACGAAGCGCTCACGCCGCCCCGGGTCCTCACATCCGACGGTGAGGCCATCACCGGCGAGTACCGGCGCGACGACGCCCCGCCCGGCGCTCTGGCCGGCCTGCCGGTCTCGGCCGGCACCGTCGAGGGCCGGGCCCGTGTCGTCGTGGACATGGCGCAGGCCGACCTCGAGGCGGACGACATCCTGGTCACCGCCTGCACCGACCCCAGCTGGACTCCCTTGTTCGTCGCCGTCGACGGTCTGGTGACGGAGGTAGGCGGCCTGATGACGCACGGCGCGGTGATCGCGCGGGAGTACGGGCTGCCGGCCGTCGTGGGCGTGGAGCGAGCCACCCGGCTCATCCAGGACGGGCAGCGGATCCGTGTCAACGGCACCGACGGGTACGTCGAGATTCTCGCCTGA
- a CDS encoding VOC family protein, with translation MKPKTTVVSLPVVDLDRSLRFYRDGLGLTTDGIDDGIMLFELPNLSLFLVGRDEFAKYSGRAGVAPRDPSAAAGCIISCAIGSQQEVDDILVRAAAAGGSAPQPAGDHDGSYTGYFTDPDGHVWELVFNAHTEAAPSPT, from the coding sequence GTGAAACCCAAGACCACCGTTGTTTCACTGCCAGTCGTCGATCTGGACAGATCACTGCGCTTTTACAGAGACGGTCTGGGGTTGACCACCGACGGCATCGACGACGGCATCATGTTGTTCGAGTTGCCGAACCTCTCCCTGTTCCTCGTTGGCCGGGACGAGTTCGCGAAATACAGCGGCCGCGCCGGCGTTGCTCCTCGTGATCCGTCTGCGGCGGCCGGGTGCATCATCTCGTGCGCCATCGGCAGCCAACAGGAGGTCGACGACATCCTCGTTCGTGCCGCAGCAGCAGGCGGATCAGCTCCGCAGCCGGCCGGGGACCACGACGGGTCCTACACCGGGTACTTCACGGACCCGGACGGACACGTCTGGGAGCTCGTGTTCAACGCCCACACAGAAGCGGCTCCGTCACCGACGTGA
- a CDS encoding LysR family transcriptional regulator, with amino-acid sequence MLVPEEIETFLAIARFGSLGAAAEALHASQSTVSYRLQALERRMGQRLVERARGDKRTTLSTAGENFLAVAERWEDLAEETRRIRNRHHVPVRIGAADAIAIHVLPPVLRELAQDPTAPRITVETATGPVVSDRVALSHLDVGFVFFERVHADLRVEPVATSEMRLFLARGFETGAVDGHPVSLQDLRLDREVRLPWGPDLLAWRQRFPWAEPLAEVAKAFALWPFLQAPDVWAVAPAFLAADLVERTGCTVHPVVEDPPARTIYRITHRKPRATIAHAVRTVERTWARVASQVGRSGTGLHLVDGREA; translated from the coding sequence GTGCTGGTTCCCGAAGAGATCGAGACGTTCCTCGCAATCGCCCGCTTCGGCAGCCTCGGCGCGGCCGCCGAAGCGCTGCACGCCTCCCAGTCGACGGTGAGCTACCGGCTGCAGGCGCTGGAGCGCCGCATGGGGCAGCGACTGGTCGAACGCGCCCGCGGCGACAAGCGCACGACCCTCTCCACGGCCGGGGAGAACTTCCTCGCCGTCGCCGAGCGGTGGGAGGACCTGGCCGAGGAGACGCGGCGGATCCGCAACCGGCACCACGTTCCGGTGCGCATCGGGGCAGCGGACGCGATCGCGATCCACGTGCTTCCACCGGTGCTGCGCGAACTGGCGCAGGACCCCACCGCTCCTCGGATCACCGTGGAGACCGCCACCGGGCCCGTCGTGAGCGACCGGGTCGCGCTGAGCCATCTCGACGTCGGTTTCGTCTTCTTCGAACGCGTGCACGCCGACCTGCGCGTGGAGCCGGTCGCGACCAGCGAGATGAGGCTGTTCCTCGCGCGGGGCTTCGAGACCGGTGCCGTCGACGGCCACCCCGTTTCGTTGCAGGACCTGCGACTGGACCGGGAGGTGCGGCTGCCCTGGGGACCCGACCTGCTGGCATGGCGGCAACGTTTCCCGTGGGCCGAGCCGCTGGCCGAGGTCGCCAAGGCGTTCGCGCTCTGGCCTTTCCTCCAGGCACCCGACGTGTGGGCGGTCGCTCCGGCCTTCCTGGCCGCGGACCTGGTGGAACGCACCGGCTGCACGGTCCACCCGGTTGTCGAAGATCCACCCGCTCGCACCATCTACCGGATCACGCACCGCAAGCCCAGAGCGACCATCGCGCACGCCGTCCGAACCGTGGAACGCACCTGGGCGCGGGTCGCGTCGCAGGTCGGCAGGTCCGGAACCGGCCTACACCTGGTCGACGGCCGAGAAGCTTGA
- a CDS encoding FAD-dependent oxidoreductase: MSTSHEALLSPFTLAGRTLRNRIALTAHGDKLARDGRITERLIGHYERRAAGGAGLIVTGGSASVHQDAANPGMIALWAPENEPLLADLADRVTRHGAVLLCQASHRSVRESPMGRDPWLVAPSHGAAGGGHGAPDELGESQIQDVLRAYAEAARRLHRCGFDGIEVTAFGSHLIEMFWSPVLNRRTDRYGGSPDNRLRFGREVLDAVASAVPDDFVVSFRMSGDALSTATGLSPADLLDIAGAMSGHPGIDLFSVSGGSGMTARGHAATVPTEAMSPACYNHLGRDFRERVGQPVLVAGRVLDADLGERTISAGDADLVGMTRALIADPDLPARLAAGAADRVRPCIAINEGCRRVVVGHALACTVNPSVGEEGLDAFASAAVPRRIVVVGAGPAGLEAARIAATRGHAVTIHERTGRLGGQVRLASTVGNRPHLARHVDWLEREIHRLGVEIRLESELSPADVDRIVEDGVDAVVIAAGSTAFVPPEAAGLDCPSVTEFELFDGTAEPRAGARVLVYDAEGHRRGADAALLLAGRGVAVTLATPHESPLTHLEPPNRPELEQRLRASTTRVLPDQQLAGVGDGRLLLRDAWTEEPIEAEAYQLVVFVGYRRPLGELHGHLSATAPEMPVHVVGDAKAPRLLRNAISDGVRAGIAL; this comes from the coding sequence ATGTCCACCTCGCACGAAGCACTGCTGAGTCCGTTCACCCTCGCGGGCCGCACTCTCAGGAACCGGATCGCGCTGACGGCGCATGGCGACAAGCTCGCGCGGGACGGCCGGATCACGGAGCGGCTCATCGGTCACTACGAGCGGCGTGCCGCAGGCGGCGCGGGCCTGATCGTCACAGGCGGCTCCGCCTCGGTGCACCAGGACGCCGCGAACCCCGGCATGATCGCTCTCTGGGCCCCCGAGAACGAGCCGCTGCTCGCAGATCTGGCCGACCGGGTCACCCGCCACGGTGCGGTCCTGCTCTGCCAGGCTTCGCACCGCTCGGTCCGGGAAAGCCCGATGGGGCGTGACCCGTGGCTCGTGGCCCCGTCGCACGGTGCGGCCGGCGGTGGGCATGGCGCGCCGGACGAGTTGGGGGAGTCCCAGATCCAGGACGTCCTGCGGGCCTACGCCGAGGCCGCGCGGCGGCTGCACCGCTGCGGGTTCGACGGCATCGAGGTCACGGCCTTCGGAAGCCACCTCATCGAGATGTTCTGGAGTCCGGTGCTCAACCGGCGCACCGACCGCTACGGCGGATCGCCGGACAACCGGCTTCGCTTCGGCCGCGAGGTGCTGGATGCGGTCGCCTCCGCCGTGCCCGACGACTTCGTCGTCTCCTTCCGGATGTCCGGCGACGCGCTTTCCACGGCTACCGGGCTCAGTCCCGCGGACCTGCTGGACATCGCCGGGGCGATGAGCGGCCATCCAGGGATCGACCTGTTCAGCGTGTCGGGCGGCAGCGGCATGACCGCCCGCGGCCACGCCGCGACCGTGCCCACCGAAGCGATGTCCCCGGCCTGCTACAACCACCTCGGCCGCGATTTCCGCGAGCGGGTCGGCCAGCCGGTTCTCGTCGCCGGGCGGGTTCTCGACGCCGACCTCGGGGAGCGGACCATTTCCGCGGGTGACGCGGACCTGGTCGGTATGACCCGTGCGCTCATCGCGGACCCCGACCTGCCGGCACGGCTGGCCGCCGGTGCCGCCGACCGGGTCCGGCCCTGCATCGCGATCAACGAGGGCTGCCGCCGTGTTGTCGTCGGCCACGCGCTGGCGTGCACGGTCAACCCGAGCGTGGGGGAGGAGGGCCTGGACGCTTTCGCCTCCGCGGCCGTCCCGCGACGGATCGTCGTGGTGGGGGCGGGCCCCGCCGGTCTGGAAGCCGCCCGGATCGCCGCCACGCGGGGCCACGCGGTCACCATCCACGAGCGGACCGGCAGGCTCGGAGGCCAGGTGCGGTTGGCCTCCACCGTCGGCAACCGCCCGCACCTGGCTCGCCACGTCGACTGGCTGGAACGCGAGATCCACCGGCTCGGAGTCGAGATCCGCCTGGAGTCCGAGCTGTCCCCGGCCGACGTCGACCGGATCGTCGAGGATGGCGTCGACGCTGTGGTCATCGCTGCAGGTTCGACCGCGTTCGTGCCACCGGAGGCCGCCGGCCTGGACTGTCCGTCGGTGACCGAGTTCGAGCTGTTCGACGGCACCGCGGAGCCGCGGGCCGGTGCGCGTGTTCTGGTCTACGACGCCGAAGGACATCGACGAGGTGCCGACGCCGCACTCCTCCTCGCCGGCCGGGGAGTGGCCGTCACGCTCGCCACGCCGCACGAGTCCCCGTTGACGCACCTCGAACCGCCCAACCGTCCCGAGCTGGAGCAACGGCTGCGTGCTTCGACCACGCGGGTCCTCCCTGACCAGCAGCTCGCAGGTGTCGGGGACGGCCGGCTGCTGCTGCGTGATGCCTGGACGGAGGAACCGATCGAGGCCGAGGCGTACCAGCTCGTGGTGTTCGTCGGGTACCGGCGCCCGCTCGGCGAGCTCCACGGACATCTGAGCGCGACGGCCCCTGAGATGCCTGTCCACGTAGTCGGCGATGCCAAGGCGCCTCGCTTGCTCCGGAACGCCATATCCGACGGAGTGCGGGCCGGGATCGCCCTGTAG
- a CDS encoding GOLPH3/VPS74 family protein: MQDNTLIVEDVLLLMLDDKYGIPAGAGTLHQTLGGAVLVELALLGRIQPEGSSAWYKGTKVVAVGDGALPDPLLQSSYDTIAARPRQVQTLLVTIGSGLWKPVTERLVQRGLLRRERTRFLGLFPTTSLPAADTGHEPALREQMRSALEHGESPDARLAAITALISASGTLPSLDPVPKWSSAVATRAKELEQGNWGAAAVNSAVTRIAASFSAASAAAVVTTLS; the protein is encoded by the coding sequence ATGCAGGACAACACGCTGATCGTCGAGGACGTGCTGCTGCTGATGCTCGACGACAAGTACGGCATCCCGGCCGGAGCCGGGACCCTCCACCAGACCTTGGGTGGTGCCGTGCTCGTCGAGCTCGCCCTCCTCGGCAGGATCCAGCCCGAGGGCAGCAGCGCCTGGTACAAGGGCACGAAGGTCGTCGCCGTGGGAGACGGCGCACTTCCCGACCCGCTGCTCCAATCCAGCTACGACACGATCGCGGCACGTCCCCGGCAGGTCCAGACGTTGCTGGTCACGATCGGTTCCGGGCTCTGGAAGCCGGTGACCGAACGCCTCGTCCAGCGCGGACTGCTCCGTCGGGAGCGCACGCGCTTCCTCGGGCTGTTCCCGACGACGAGCTTGCCCGCCGCGGACACCGGGCACGAACCCGCGCTACGCGAGCAGATGCGCTCAGCCCTGGAACACGGCGAGAGCCCCGATGCCCGCCTCGCAGCGATCACCGCCCTCATCTCGGCCAGCGGCACTCTGCCGAGCCTGGACCCCGTCCCGAAGTGGTCGAGCGCGGTCGCGACCCGCGCGAAGGAACTCGAGCAGGGCAACTGGGGAGCGGCGGCGGTGAACAGCGCGGTGACCCGCATCGCCGCGTCCTTCTCCGCCGCCAGTGCCGCCGCAGTCGTCACGACCCTCTCCTGA
- a CDS encoding metal-dependent hydrolase family protein encodes MATSLVLRNAHLLDVESGTYREADLVCADGRIAESDGRAAGFAAATEIDLRGAYVLPGLIDAHVHVAGITADTTALRGWSPSYIAAGAVRNMGAMLDRGFTTVRDVGGADYGFAAAQVDGLIRGPRLIFGGKALSQTGGHGDKRPAGIRVYDDHPFCGGSSRVADGVDGVRLAARDELRRGAHHIKVMASGGVASPTDHIDSTQYSMDELRAIVDEAGAAGRYVTVHAYPPAAINRALEAGVRCVEHGNLLDDRGVQLLVERNAYLVPTLVTYWALQREGMDHGLPQSSWDKVAQVLEGGLAALERAVRGGVNVVFGTDLLGGMQPYQREEFRIRAEVQKPLDIVRSATTVAADLLRMPGEIGTLASGAHADLVVLDTDPLADITALTKPLRLVVQAGEIVHQAT; translated from the coding sequence TTGGCCACCTCGCTGGTTCTGCGCAACGCTCACCTGCTCGACGTCGAATCCGGCACCTACCGGGAAGCCGACCTGGTGTGCGCCGACGGCCGGATCGCCGAATCCGACGGCCGCGCAGCCGGGTTCGCCGCGGCCACCGAAATCGACCTGCGCGGCGCGTACGTGCTGCCAGGGCTGATCGACGCCCACGTGCACGTCGCGGGGATCACCGCTGACACCACCGCCTTGCGCGGCTGGTCGCCGAGCTACATCGCGGCCGGCGCGGTGCGCAACATGGGCGCGATGCTGGACCGCGGCTTCACCACCGTCCGCGACGTCGGCGGCGCGGACTACGGGTTCGCCGCCGCACAGGTCGACGGGTTGATCCGCGGACCACGGCTCATATTCGGTGGCAAGGCGCTGAGCCAGACGGGCGGGCACGGCGACAAGCGCCCCGCCGGGATCCGGGTCTACGACGACCACCCGTTCTGCGGCGGTTCGAGCCGGGTCGCCGACGGCGTCGACGGCGTCCGGCTGGCCGCGCGCGACGAGCTGCGCCGCGGCGCCCACCACATCAAGGTGATGGCCTCCGGAGGAGTCGCTTCTCCGACCGACCACATCGACTCGACGCAGTACTCCATGGACGAACTGCGCGCGATCGTCGACGAGGCAGGGGCCGCCGGACGATATGTGACCGTGCACGCCTACCCACCGGCGGCGATCAACCGTGCGCTGGAGGCCGGAGTGCGCTGCGTCGAGCACGGAAACCTGTTGGACGACCGAGGCGTGCAGCTGCTCGTCGAACGCAACGCCTACCTGGTGCCGACCCTGGTCACCTACTGGGCGTTGCAGCGGGAGGGTATGGACCACGGGCTGCCCCAAAGCAGTTGGGACAAGGTCGCGCAGGTGCTCGAAGGCGGACTCGCCGCGCTCGAGCGCGCCGTGCGCGGCGGAGTCAACGTCGTGTTCGGCACCGACCTGCTCGGCGGGATGCAGCCGTACCAGCGCGAGGAGTTCCGCATCCGGGCCGAGGTGCAGAAGCCACTGGACATCGTCCGCTCCGCCACGACCGTGGCCGCGGACCTGCTCCGGATGCCCGGGGAGATCGGAACTCTCGCCTCCGGCGCCCACGCCGACCTGGTAGTCCTGGACACCGATCCGCTGGCCGACATCACTGCCCTCACCAAACCCCTGCGCTTGGTGGTCCAAGCGGGCGAAATCGTCCACCAGGCCACCTGA
- a CDS encoding AbgT family transporter, with product MSDRHAAPASRSSATGVLGLIERAGNLLPHPFLLFAILSALLAVASWALSALGVSAVSPASGKLITAQNLLSDAGLQLVVGDLIENFTSFPPLGTALVVMLGVAVADKSGLLHTAIRASLSRVSPRWVTFVLALVAMFAHVGADAAYIVLIPLGGVVFRAAGRSPVLGIVVALVAISGGSAASPILIPNDAILAGLTEAAAHTIDPAYVVSPAANYFFSAVSSILLAAVITLVVETYLAKRVDLRVDDDATEHPEHDTALQLSAVERRGMRNAGIAAAGFVVVLTAAVIPPWSPLRGEGGSLLESLLVADIAVFLALFFALVGIAYGVTVGEIRSVGDVPTMMAGGIRDMAPILVLFFVISQFLAYFKWTRVGELIALHGADVLRAAGAHGVLLFGGLLVVISLINLFITSGSAQWALVAPVFVPMFMLLDIPPETTLALYRIADSCTNVVTPMSPYFIMALGFIQQHRKKAGIGTLAAMTTPLAAAMFLSWTALFFGWWALDIPFGFGGTAR from the coding sequence GTGAGCGACCGCCATGCAGCACCCGCATCGAGATCGTCGGCCACCGGTGTGCTCGGGCTCATCGAACGAGCCGGGAACCTGCTTCCTCATCCCTTCCTGCTGTTCGCGATCCTCAGTGCGCTGCTCGCCGTGGCCAGCTGGGCGTTGTCCGCACTCGGTGTCAGTGCCGTGTCGCCGGCCAGCGGAAAGCTCATCACCGCGCAGAACCTGCTCTCCGACGCCGGCCTCCAGCTGGTCGTCGGCGACCTGATCGAGAACTTCACCTCGTTCCCGCCGCTGGGCACCGCGTTGGTCGTCATGCTCGGGGTGGCGGTCGCGGACAAGAGCGGCCTGCTGCACACGGCCATCCGGGCCAGCCTCTCGCGCGTCTCGCCGCGCTGGGTGACCTTCGTGCTGGCGCTGGTCGCGATGTTCGCCCACGTTGGAGCTGATGCCGCCTACATCGTGCTGATCCCCCTCGGCGGGGTGGTGTTCCGGGCCGCCGGGCGCAGCCCGGTGCTGGGCATCGTCGTGGCGCTGGTCGCGATTTCCGGTGGTAGCGCGGCAAGTCCGATCCTCATCCCCAACGACGCGATCCTCGCCGGCCTCACCGAAGCGGCCGCCCACACCATCGATCCGGCCTACGTCGTCTCGCCCGCGGCGAACTACTTCTTCTCCGCCGTCTCGTCGATCCTGCTGGCAGCGGTGATCACGCTGGTCGTCGAGACCTACCTCGCCAAACGCGTCGACTTGCGGGTCGACGACGACGCCACCGAGCATCCAGAGCACGACACGGCGTTGCAGCTGAGCGCGGTCGAACGGCGTGGCATGCGCAACGCCGGAATCGCCGCCGCCGGGTTCGTCGTCGTCCTGACGGCGGCGGTGATTCCTCCTTGGTCGCCCCTGCGCGGCGAAGGAGGCTCCTTGCTCGAATCCCTCCTGGTCGCCGACATCGCCGTGTTCCTCGCGCTCTTCTTCGCGCTCGTCGGCATCGCCTACGGAGTGACCGTCGGTGAGATCAGGTCTGTTGGTGACGTACCCACCATGATGGCGGGCGGGATACGCGACATGGCACCGATCCTGGTGCTGTTCTTCGTCATCTCGCAGTTCCTGGCCTACTTCAAGTGGACCAGGGTCGGGGAGCTCATCGCGCTGCACGGTGCCGACGTGCTCCGCGCGGCCGGGGCGCACGGCGTGCTGCTCTTCGGCGGACTGCTGGTCGTCATCAGCCTGATCAACCTGTTCATCACGAGCGGGTCGGCGCAGTGGGCACTCGTCGCCCCGGTCTTCGTCCCGATGTTCATGCTGCTCGACATCCCACCGGAAACGACGCTCGCCCTGTACCGGATCGCCGACTCCTGCACCAACGTCGTCACCCCGATGAGCCCGTACTTCATCATGGCGCTCGGCTTCATCCAGCAGCACCGCAAGAAGGCCGGCATCGGCACGCTCGCCGCGATGACCACCCCACTCGCCGCCGCGATGTTCCTCTCCTGGACCGCACTGTTCTTCGGCTGGTGGGCGTTGGACATCCCGTTCGGGTTCGGCGGAACGGCACGCTGA
- a CDS encoding MurR/RpiR family transcriptional regulator, protein MGLEGWVRERADTTTMGPKARQVVDLLARNPKFCAYASASQLGARVGTDASTVVRTAKAIGFAGWPELQAELRSRYLSSLDATALLDLHQDSDNADPIVRALRNDLDALTETARTLDVSACRAIATAIATAGRTLAVGSGSFAGPLTQLVHVASRLGFTVDLADHGGRNLITSLGLLRPGDALVILHPWRLTADVLAAATVARDQGSTVCVISDSHSTPLTRLADHQVVVPAEGVSHFPTLTPTTAVVHAVLAELTEQAGDTGKAAIKRHDRVFAQVEKLRRGNHS, encoded by the coding sequence ATGGGCCTGGAAGGCTGGGTGCGGGAGCGCGCCGACACGACAACCATGGGGCCGAAGGCCCGCCAGGTCGTCGATCTCCTCGCGCGCAACCCGAAGTTCTGCGCCTACGCCTCGGCATCGCAGCTCGGTGCCCGGGTCGGCACCGATGCCAGCACGGTGGTGCGCACCGCGAAGGCGATAGGGTTCGCGGGCTGGCCCGAACTGCAGGCGGAGCTGCGCAGCAGGTACCTGTCGTCCCTCGACGCGACCGCACTGCTGGATCTGCACCAGGACAGCGACAACGCCGATCCGATCGTCCGCGCGTTGCGCAACGATCTCGATGCCCTGACCGAGACCGCACGCACCCTCGACGTGTCGGCCTGCCGGGCCATCGCGACCGCGATCGCCACCGCCGGCCGGACCCTCGCCGTCGGTTCCGGAAGCTTCGCGGGACCGCTGACCCAGCTCGTCCACGTCGCGTCCCGGCTGGGCTTCACCGTCGACCTGGCCGATCACGGCGGCCGCAACCTGATCACGAGCCTGGGCCTGCTGCGGCCAGGGGATGCGCTGGTCATCCTGCATCCCTGGCGACTCACGGCCGACGTGCTCGCCGCGGCCACCGTCGCCCGTGATCAAGGCAGCACGGTGTGCGTGATCTCCGATTCGCACAGCACCCCGTTGACCCGGCTGGCCGACCACCAGGTCGTCGTCCCGGCTGAGGGCGTCTCGCACTTCCCGACGCTGACCCCCACCACCGCGGTCGTCCATGCGGTTCTCGCCGAACTGACCGAGCAGGCCGGAGACACCGGCAAGGCCGCCATCAAACGTCACGACCGGGTCTTCGCGCAGGTGGAGAAACTCCGGCGCGGCAACCATTCGTGA
- a CDS encoding CocE/NonD family hydrolase, translated as MDTDDAARPAWHITPGAYLASRPVEYTTTAPWSEYLTMRDGCRLAVDVYLPHDGRGSVATGPFSTIVVFTPYYRRIRTAPGSDAENCPNIAVYRDLFVPRGYALVVVDVRGTGASFGTRDSFRSPRERTDSAEVADWIVRQPWSDETIGATGISYLGAASDFLAATGHPAVKAIAPLFSVWDTYTDNYFPGGIQLTSLTRSYDDLMVALDHDRRDLQKNFAYWSHPDFRGPQPVDDDPDGTQLAQAIHQHLGNFRQVDFMPEFRFREEPLAYDPTFSSATFSPCSLADEIPDDVAVYSVSGWFDGAGYMNGAISRYLTLADNPRHLMLGPWDHGARVDISPWRKGEAADPSWWGDVLRFFDHYLLGRNTGLDAESPVHYYSLHDEQWHATESWPPIDHHQTLYLAAGHHLSQDEPEPSESTADTYQVDFSIGTGNDTRYERIAAVDARSYYTTWQGRTDEMLSYTSEPLPAPVALAGHANADLWISATEPDAALFVYLTEIEADGTHRYVTEGLLRLLHRREAPAPTHYRTTWPYRTFRRDDAEPLTPGEPEHVRIPLLPTAWQLATGSRIRLSIAGIDADHCAQVPHGRPPSLTVLRDGTHLSALHLPV; from the coding sequence GTGGACACCGACGATGCGGCACGGCCGGCTTGGCACATCACCCCCGGCGCGTACCTGGCGAGCCGGCCGGTCGAGTACACGACCACTGCACCGTGGTCGGAGTACCTGACCATGCGGGACGGCTGTCGACTCGCCGTCGATGTGTACCTGCCGCACGACGGTCGGGGGAGCGTCGCGACTGGGCCGTTTTCCACCATCGTCGTCTTCACCCCGTACTACCGCCGCATCCGGACCGCACCGGGGTCCGATGCGGAGAACTGCCCGAACATCGCCGTCTACCGCGACCTGTTCGTGCCACGGGGCTACGCGCTGGTCGTCGTCGACGTCCGGGGCACCGGTGCCAGTTTCGGCACCCGCGACAGCTTCCGCTCGCCTCGCGAGCGCACCGACAGTGCCGAAGTCGCCGACTGGATCGTCCGGCAGCCCTGGTCCGACGAGACCATCGGTGCCACCGGCATCTCCTACCTCGGCGCGGCCTCCGACTTCCTCGCCGCCACCGGGCATCCTGCCGTCAAAGCGATCGCGCCGCTGTTCTCGGTGTGGGACACCTACACCGACAACTACTTCCCGGGCGGGATCCAGCTCACCTCGCTGACCCGCAGCTACGACGACCTGATGGTCGCGCTCGACCACGACCGGCGCGACCTGCAGAAGAACTTCGCCTACTGGAGCCACCCGGATTTCCGCGGTCCGCAACCGGTCGATGACGACCCCGACGGGACCCAGCTGGCACAGGCGATCCACCAGCACCTCGGGAACTTCCGGCAAGTCGACTTCATGCCGGAGTTCCGCTTCCGGGAAGAGCCCCTTGCCTACGATCCCACGTTCAGCTCGGCCACGTTCAGCCCCTGCTCGCTGGCCGACGAGATCCCGGACGATGTCGCCGTGTACTCCGTCTCCGGCTGGTTCGACGGGGCCGGATACATGAACGGCGCGATCTCCCGATACCTCACCCTCGCAGACAACCCTCGTCACCTGATGCTCGGACCGTGGGACCACGGGGCCCGTGTCGACATCTCACCCTGGCGGAAGGGCGAGGCCGCCGATCCCTCGTGGTGGGGCGATGTACTGCGGTTCTTCGACCATTACCTCCTCGGCCGCAACACCGGTCTGGACGCCGAATCACCGGTCCACTACTACTCGTTGCACGACGAGCAATGGCACGCCACGGAGTCCTGGCCACCGATCGACCACCACCAGACGCTCTACCTGGCCGCAGGACACCACCTTTCCCAGGACGAACCGGAGCCGAGCGAGTCCACTGCGGACACTTATCAGGTCGATTTCAGCATCGGAACGGGAAACGACACCCGCTACGAACGCATCGCCGCCGTCGACGCCAGGAGTTACTACACCACCTGGCAGGGCCGGACCGACGAGATGCTCAGCTACACGTCCGAACCCCTGCCGGCACCGGTCGCACTCGCTGGACACGCCAACGCCGACCTCTGGATCAGTGCGACCGAACCCGACGCCGCATTGTTCGTCTACCTGACCGAAATCGAAGCCGACGGCACTCACCGGTACGTCACGGAAGGACTGCTTCGCCTCCTCCACCGACGCGAAGCACCAGCCCCGACCCACTACCGCACGACCTGGCCCTACCGCACCTTCCGCCGCGACGACGCCGAACCGCTCACCCCGGGCGAACCCGAACACGTCCGCATCCCCCTGTTGCCCACGGCTTGGCAACTCGCAACCGGCAGCAGGATCCGGCTTTCCATCGCAGGCATCGATGCCGATCACTGCGCCCAGGTCCCGCACGGACGGCCGCCGTCGCTCACCGTCCTCCGCGACGGCACCCACCTGTCGGCACTGCACCTTCCCGTCTAG